DNA from Streptomyces sp. NBC_01476:
GTGAAGACATAGCCCTTCTCCGTCCAGAGTTGCCGGGCCGCTGCGCGCTCCTGCGCCTGGACTTCCCGGTGCTGGCGCAGCAGTTTGGTCAGCTCGTCGGGGAGGCCGATCGCACGCTTGCCCGCGCGGGACTTGGTGTCCTTGGTCTCCCGGCGGATCTGGGTGCGCTGGCGGCGGTAGCCGGGTTTCCGGCCGCACTCCCCGCCGCAGCCGTGGGCGTACTTCGGTCGCAGGCGTCCTCGGCGGACGCGGATCACGCCGCCGTACAGGTCGACGTCCGACCACTGGAGGCCGAGCACCTCCCCCTGCCGGAGGCCGAGGGCTAGGGCGATGACCCAGCGTGCTGCATTGCGCCGCTTGCCAGCCGCCAGCAGGATGCGCTGCACCTCCTCCACCGAGTACGGCTCGATCTCCTCCTCTTCGAGGCGCGGCGCCTTGGCGATCTTGGCGACGTTCACCGTGAGGTGCCCCCGCCGTACAGCCTCGCCCAGGGCGACCCGTAGCGTGCGGTGCGCCTGGTGAGCAGTGGCCGGCTTGCTGCCGCTGTCCTGCATCTTCTTGTAGAAGCGCTCCAGGTGCTCCGGCTCCAGCTTGATGAGCCGGTGGGCGCCCAGCCCCGGTATGAGGTGGACGCGGACTGCGACTTCGTAGCCGGCGATGGTGTTCTCGGAGACGCTGATCGGCGCGATGTTCTCGATCCAGTGCGTGAGCCACGCCTTGACCGTCCATGCCTGGCCAGGCTTGCGGACGGTGCCGGCGTCGCGCTGCTTCTCCAGCTCGCGGACGAGCTTGGTGACTTCGGCCCGGGTCTTGCGGGAAACGTGACGTCGGTCCGAGGTGCCGTCGTCCTTGATGCCGACGGTCACGCGGCCGTGCCACCGGCCGTCGTTCCCCTGATAGATGGACGACGCGCCGTTGGGCTGGCGGGAGTTGGCCATGTCGTCTCCCTCAGGCCGCGGTGGTGAAGCCGGAGGCGTAGCCGCCCTGCCGGGCGACGAAGGCAGCCAACGCTCCGGCCGGTATGCGGCGGAGGCTGCCGATCTTCACGGACGGGATCTGGCCTGAGGAGACGTACTCGTACATCTTGGTGCGGCTGATGCCGATACGGCGGGCGGCTTCGGCGACGGTGAGGGCGACGAGGGTGGGATCGCCGTCCGATCCGCCCCGGGCGGCGATGAGCGCCCGGAGGTCTTCTTCCGCAACGCCGAGGAGGCGGGCGATCTGCGCGACCGGAAGGTCGTTGGAGTGCAAGGCGGAAACCTCTCTTGGCGAGGCTTGGGGGCGGCAACCCCGGCCTCGCCGGTCTTGTTCATTCGTGGGTACGGGCGGTTGTGCTGTTGGGGCGGGAGGACATAGCTGTTCCGCCGGTGTTCGTAGCACCGGCGGAGGCGGGGGTCTGGACTACGACGCGGTGCCCTGGTCCGGGGTGCGGAGCCAGCTCTGCATCTTGGGACGGGCACCGAGGTGG
Protein-coding regions in this window:
- a CDS encoding tyrosine-type recombinase/integrase, with product MANSRQPNGASSIYQGNDGRWHGRVTVGIKDDGTSDRRHVSRKTRAEVTKLVRELEKQRDAGTVRKPGQAWTVKAWLTHWIENIAPISVSENTIAGYEVAVRVHLIPGLGAHRLIKLEPEHLERFYKKMQDSGSKPATAHQAHRTLRVALGEAVRRGHLTVNVAKIAKAPRLEEEEIEPYSVEEVQRILLAAGKRRNAARWVIALALGLRQGEVLGLQWSDVDLYGGVIRVRRGRLRPKYAHGCGGECGRKPGYRRQRTQIRRETKDTKSRAGKRAIGLPDELTKLLRQHREVQAQERAAARQLWTEKGYVFTSPTGEPLIPNTDYHHWKELLQEAGVRDARLHDARHTASTVLLLLGVPERIVMAIMGWSSASMAKRYQHVTDPLLRETAVKVDGLLWKSQGCEEEKQRR
- a CDS encoding helix-turn-helix domain-containing protein, producing the protein MHSNDLPVAQIARLLGVAEEDLRALIAARGGSDGDPTLVALTVAEAARRIGISRTKMYEYVSSGQIPSVKIGSLRRIPAGALAAFVARQGGYASGFTTAA